TCTCGGTGCCTCGCCAAACAACGGGGGCGATTCCTATCGCGAACCCATCCGCCTTGCGCGAAATCTCTGCTTGATAGCTGCCGCTGCGGCGGGTGTGGAAGCTATCGATGCCGTCGCCCCAGACATCGACAATCTCCATGCGATCGCAGTCGAAGCGCAGGAGGCCCGGAGAGACGGCTTTTCAGGTAAGGCGATCATTCACCCGACCCATGTCGAGCCAGTCCATGCCGCGTTCACTCCGGCACCAGAAGAAGTGGCGTGGGCCCTACGTGTCTGTGAAGCATTTGCCAGCCAGCCTGACGCCGGGGTCCTGAAGCTAGACGGCAAGATGGTGGACAAGCCCCATCTGAGGGCAGCCGAACGCATCTTGGGGCAGACGAATTGGCCTGCTTCAGCATGAACGCGATCTACGCTTCCGTGAACTTCGGCGCCTTCATGGAACTCTCCTCTTCCCCGAGCCGGGGATCATAAGCGGAAAATTCCAGCTCAAACGCGCCAGAAAACGGGGAGCACGTCAGCGGGCTTGCGCGGGAACGAAGCGTGTCCGATACCGGCGCAGGGAGAAACGGCATGGATGTTTTCACGCGCCTGAAAGCGTCGGCATTGGCGGACTGGCAGAGCTATGTGGACCATGACTTCGTGCGCCAGCTCGGCGCGGGCACGCTGCCCGAGGCCGCGTTTCGCGCCTATCTGGTGCAGGATTATCTGTTCCTGATCCAGTTCGCCCGCGCCTATGCGCTCGCCGCCTACAAGAGCCGCACGCTCAACGATATTCGCATCGCACAGGAGGGGGTGGCGGCCATTCTGGCCGAGACCGAGCTCCACGTGCGCTTGTGTGCCCGCTGGGGGCTGTCGCGCGCCGATCTCGATGCCGCGCGCGAGGAGCAGGCCACCGTGGCCTATACGCGCTTC
The Azorhizobium caulinodans ORS 571 genome window above contains:
- a CDS encoding TenA family protein, whose amino-acid sequence is MDVFTRLKASALADWQSYVDHDFVRQLGAGTLPEAAFRAYLVQDYLFLIQFARAYALAAYKSRTLNDIRIAQEGVAAILAETELHVRLCARWGLSRADLDAAREEQATVAYTRFVLDCGAAGDLLDLHTALAPCVIGYAEIGRALAPDGADGPNDHPYREWIGEYAGAGYQSVAATARRHLDDLAARTMTDRRFAELSALFGQAARLEADFWQMGLDLGAR